In Rhinolophus ferrumequinum isolate MPI-CBG mRhiFer1 chromosome 25, mRhiFer1_v1.p, whole genome shotgun sequence, the following proteins share a genomic window:
- the FAM118B gene encoding protein FAM118B isoform X1, producing MASTGSQASDIDKIFGFFSDGAPPTKKPRKLLPSLKTKKPRELVLVIGTGISAAVAPQVPALKSWKGLIQALLDAAIDFDLLEDEESKKFQKCLHEDKNLVHVAHDLIQKLSPRTSNVRSTFFKDCLYEVFDDLESKMEDSGKQLLQSVLHLMENGALVLTTNFDNLLELYAADQGKQLESLDLTDEKKVLEWAQEKRKLSVLHIHGVYTNPSGIVLHPAGYQNVLRNTEVMREIQKLYENKSFLFLGCGWTVDDTTFQALFLEAVKHKSDLEHFMLVRRGDVDEFKKLRENMLDKGIKVISYGNEYADLPEYFKRLTCEISTRGRSAGMVREGQLNGSSAAHSEIRDSST from the exons ATGGCTTCTACAGGGAGCCAGGCCTCTGATATAGACAAGATTTTTGGATTCTTCAGTGATGGCGCACCCCCCACCAAAAAGCCCAG GAAGCTGCTTCCAAGCTTAAAAACTAAGAAGCCTCGGGAACTGGTTCTGGTGATTGGAACAGGCATTAGTGCTGCAGTCGCACCTCAGGTTCCAGCTTTGAAATCCTGGAAGGGGTTAATTCAGGCCTTACTGGATGCTGCCATTGATTTTGATCTTCTAGAAGATGAGGAGAgcaaaaaatttcagaaatgtctCCATGAAGACAAGAATCTTGTGCACGTCGCCCATGACCTTATCCAGAAACTCTCTCCT CGTACTAGTAATGTTCGATCCACGTTTTTCAAGGACTGTTTGTATGAAGTATTCGATGACTTGGAGTCAAAGATGGAAGACTCTGGAAAACAGCTACTGCAGTCAGTTCTCCATCTGATGGAAAATGGAGCCCTGGTATTGACTACAAATTTCGACAATCTCCTGGAACTGTATGCAGCAGATCAGGGAAAGCAACTTGAATCCCTTGACCTTACTGatgagaaaaag GTCCTAGAGTGGGCTCAGGAAAAGCGGAAGCTGAGCGTGTTACACATCCATGGGGTGTACACCAACCCTAGTGGCATTGTCCTTCATCCCGCTGGGTATCAGAATGTGCTCAGGAACACTGAAGTTATG AGAGAGATTCAGAAACTCtatgaaaacaaatcatttcttttcctggGATGTGGCTGGACTGTGGATGACACCACCTTCCAGGCCCTTTTCCTGGAGGCCGTCAAGCATAAATCTGACTTAGAACATTTCATGCTGGTGCGGAGGGGAGATGTAGATGAGTTCAAGAAGCTTCGAGAAAacatgctggacaaagggattaAGGTCATCTCCTATGGAAATGAATATGCTGATCTTCCAGAATATTTCAAGCGACTGACCTGTGAGATCTCCACAAGGGGAAGATCAG CAGGGATGGTGAGAGAAGGTCAACTAAATGGCTCCTCTGCAGCACACAGTGAAATAAGAG ACAGCAGCACATGA
- the FAM118B gene encoding protein FAM118B isoform X3: protein MASTGSQASDIDKIFGFFSDGAPPTKKPRKLLPSLKTKKPRELVLVIGTGISAAVAPQVPALKSWKGLIQALLDAAIDFDLLEDEESKKFQKCLHEDKNLVHVAHDLIQKLSPRTSNVRSTFFKDCLYEVFDDLESKMEDSGKQLLQSVLHLMENGALVLTTNFDNLLELYAADQGKQLESLDLTDEKKVLEWAQEKRKLSVLHIHGVYTNPSGIVLHPAGYQNVLRNTEVMREIQKLYENKSFLFLGCGWTVDDTTFQALFLEAVKHKSDLEHFMLVRRGDVDEFKKLRENMLDKGIKVISYGNEYADLPEYFKRLTCEISTRGRSDSST, encoded by the exons ATGGCTTCTACAGGGAGCCAGGCCTCTGATATAGACAAGATTTTTGGATTCTTCAGTGATGGCGCACCCCCCACCAAAAAGCCCAG GAAGCTGCTTCCAAGCTTAAAAACTAAGAAGCCTCGGGAACTGGTTCTGGTGATTGGAACAGGCATTAGTGCTGCAGTCGCACCTCAGGTTCCAGCTTTGAAATCCTGGAAGGGGTTAATTCAGGCCTTACTGGATGCTGCCATTGATTTTGATCTTCTAGAAGATGAGGAGAgcaaaaaatttcagaaatgtctCCATGAAGACAAGAATCTTGTGCACGTCGCCCATGACCTTATCCAGAAACTCTCTCCT CGTACTAGTAATGTTCGATCCACGTTTTTCAAGGACTGTTTGTATGAAGTATTCGATGACTTGGAGTCAAAGATGGAAGACTCTGGAAAACAGCTACTGCAGTCAGTTCTCCATCTGATGGAAAATGGAGCCCTGGTATTGACTACAAATTTCGACAATCTCCTGGAACTGTATGCAGCAGATCAGGGAAAGCAACTTGAATCCCTTGACCTTACTGatgagaaaaag GTCCTAGAGTGGGCTCAGGAAAAGCGGAAGCTGAGCGTGTTACACATCCATGGGGTGTACACCAACCCTAGTGGCATTGTCCTTCATCCCGCTGGGTATCAGAATGTGCTCAGGAACACTGAAGTTATG AGAGAGATTCAGAAACTCtatgaaaacaaatcatttcttttcctggGATGTGGCTGGACTGTGGATGACACCACCTTCCAGGCCCTTTTCCTGGAGGCCGTCAAGCATAAATCTGACTTAGAACATTTCATGCTGGTGCGGAGGGGAGATGTAGATGAGTTCAAGAAGCTTCGAGAAAacatgctggacaaagggattaAGGTCATCTCCTATGGAAATGAATATGCTGATCTTCCAGAATATTTCAAGCGACTGACCTGTGAGATCTCCACAAGGGGAAGATCAG ACAGCAGCACATGA
- the FAM118B gene encoding protein FAM118B isoform X2 — protein MASTGSQASDIDKIFGFFSDGAPPTKKPRKLLPSLKTKKPRELVLVIGTGISAAVAPQVPALKSWKGLIQALLDAAIDFDLLEDEESKKFQKCLHEDKNLVHVAHDLIQKLSPRTSNVRSTFFKDCLYEVFDDLESKMEDSGKQLLQSVLHLMENGALVLTTNFDNLLELYAADQGKQLESLDLTDEKKVLEWAQEKRKLSVLHIHGVYTNPSGIVLHPAGYQNVLRNTEVMREIQKLYENKSFLFLGCGWTVDDTTFQALFLEAVKHKSDLEHFMLVRRGDVDEFKKLRENMLDKGIKVISYGNEYADLPEYFKRLTCEISTRGRSGMVREGQLNGSSAAHSEIRDSST, from the exons ATGGCTTCTACAGGGAGCCAGGCCTCTGATATAGACAAGATTTTTGGATTCTTCAGTGATGGCGCACCCCCCACCAAAAAGCCCAG GAAGCTGCTTCCAAGCTTAAAAACTAAGAAGCCTCGGGAACTGGTTCTGGTGATTGGAACAGGCATTAGTGCTGCAGTCGCACCTCAGGTTCCAGCTTTGAAATCCTGGAAGGGGTTAATTCAGGCCTTACTGGATGCTGCCATTGATTTTGATCTTCTAGAAGATGAGGAGAgcaaaaaatttcagaaatgtctCCATGAAGACAAGAATCTTGTGCACGTCGCCCATGACCTTATCCAGAAACTCTCTCCT CGTACTAGTAATGTTCGATCCACGTTTTTCAAGGACTGTTTGTATGAAGTATTCGATGACTTGGAGTCAAAGATGGAAGACTCTGGAAAACAGCTACTGCAGTCAGTTCTCCATCTGATGGAAAATGGAGCCCTGGTATTGACTACAAATTTCGACAATCTCCTGGAACTGTATGCAGCAGATCAGGGAAAGCAACTTGAATCCCTTGACCTTACTGatgagaaaaag GTCCTAGAGTGGGCTCAGGAAAAGCGGAAGCTGAGCGTGTTACACATCCATGGGGTGTACACCAACCCTAGTGGCATTGTCCTTCATCCCGCTGGGTATCAGAATGTGCTCAGGAACACTGAAGTTATG AGAGAGATTCAGAAACTCtatgaaaacaaatcatttcttttcctggGATGTGGCTGGACTGTGGATGACACCACCTTCCAGGCCCTTTTCCTGGAGGCCGTCAAGCATAAATCTGACTTAGAACATTTCATGCTGGTGCGGAGGGGAGATGTAGATGAGTTCAAGAAGCTTCGAGAAAacatgctggacaaagggattaAGGTCATCTCCTATGGAAATGAATATGCTGATCTTCCAGAATATTTCAAGCGACTGACCTGTGAGATCTCCACAAGGGGAAGATCAG GGATGGTGAGAGAAGGTCAACTAAATGGCTCCTCTGCAGCACACAGTGAAATAAGAG ACAGCAGCACATGA